One Loxodonta africana isolate mLoxAfr1 chromosome 4, mLoxAfr1.hap2, whole genome shotgun sequence genomic region harbors:
- the LOC100676955 gene encoding olfactory receptor 6C4-like, with translation MKNQTMTEFILLGLTDIPELQTVIFILLFLTYIFSILGNLTIITLTLLDSHLQTPMYFFLQNFSFLEISFTTIFTPRLLISISTGNKAISFAGCFTQYFFAIFLGATEFFLLAAMSYDRYVAICKPLHYTTIMNNRACIQLVLCSWLGGFLIILYPIIQTSQLDFCASNVLNHYCCDYGPLIEISCSDTRLLELVDFILAVVTLAVTLVLVLLSYTNIIKTILKIPSAQQRKKAFSTCSSHMIVISLSYGSCIFMYIKPSAKEGVAVNKGVAVLNTSVAPLLNPFIYTLRNKQVKQALKDVARKIMQLYLL, from the coding sequence atgaaaaatCAGACCATGACTGAATTCATCCTGCTGGGACTAACAGACATCCCAGAGCTTCAGACTGTAATCTTCATACTTCTCTTCCTCACCTACATATTTAGCATCTTAGGTAATCTGACAATCATCACCCTCACACTACTGGACTCCCACCTCCAAActcccatgtattttttcctccaaaatttctccttcttggAAATTTCCTTTACAACCATTTTCACTCCTAGGCTGCTGATCAGCATCTCTACTGGGAATAAGGCCATCAGTTTTGCTGGCTGCTTCACTCAGTATTTCTTTGCCATATTCCTCGGGGcaacagaattttttcttctggctgccatgtctTATGATCGCTACGTAGCCATCTGCAAACCACTACATTACACAACCATCATGAACAACAGAGCCTGTATCCAGCTGGTTCTCTGCTCTTGGCTGGGTGGGTTCCTAATCATTTTATACCCCATCATCCAGACCAGTCAGCTGGATTTCTGTGCCTCCAATGTGCTGAATCATTATTGTTGTGACTATGGACCTCTCATAGAAATATCTTGCTCAGACACAAGACTTCTGGAGCTGGTCGACTTTATCTTAGCAGTTGTGACTTTGGCAGTGACCCTGGTGCTGGTGCTTCTTTCCTACACAAATATCATCAAGACCATTCTGAAGATCCCCTCTGCCCAGCAAAGGAAAAAGGCTTTTTCCAcatgttcttcccacatgattgtCATCTCTCTGTCTTATGgcagctgcatcttcatgtacaTAAAaccttcagcaaaagaaggcgtTGCTGTCAATAAGGGAGTAGCTGTGCTCAACACATCAGTGGCCCCTTTACTGAATCCCTTCATTTATACCTTAAGGAATAAACAAGTAAAACAAGCCCTCAAGGATGTGGCCAGAAAGATTATGCAACTTTATTTACTTTAA
- the LOC100677243 gene encoding olfactory receptor 6C76-like: MLLNIVTGTKTIIFTSCIAPDFFHIFLGATEFFLSMIMPYDWHTAICKPLYYPILMSSRVCTQLFLTCWLAEFCFIIVPVILTSQLPFCEAHINHFFCDHMLLMEVVYSGPNMLEMVDFTLVLKALLSTIVLINLSYAQIIWTIVRIPCPQERKKSFSTCSSHIIVATMCYGSCFFMYVKPYPGKRVDLNKEVSLINTIINPLLNLFIYTSGTNQLSRWGKTWSEK, translated from the coding sequence ATGCTGCTCAACATTGTTACAGGGACCAAAACTATCATCTTTACCAGCTGTATTGCCCCGGACTTTTTTCACATTTTCCTAGGGGCCACAGagttcttcctatccatgatcatgCCCTATGACTGGCACActgccatctgcaagcccctctACTACCCCATCCTCATGAGCAGCAGAGTCTGCACGCAACTCTTCCTTACCTGCTGGCTGGCAGAGTTCTGTTTCATCATTGTGCCTGTCATCCTGACCAGTCAGCTTCCTTTCTGTGAGGCCCACATcaaccacttcttctgtgaccACATGCTTCTGATGGAGGTGGTCTACAGTGGGCCAAATATGCTGGAGATGGTGGACTTTACCCTGGTCTTGAAGGCACTGCTCAGCACAATCGTTCTGATCAACCTATCCTATGCCCAGATCATTTGGACAATTGTCAGGATCCCCTGCCCCCAGGAGAGGAAGAAGTCTTTTTCTACTTGCTCCTCCCACATCATTGTGGCCACCATGTGCTATGGAAGTTGCTTCTTCATGTATGTCAAGCCCTATCCAGGCAAGAGGGTTGATCTCAACAAAGAGGTGTCCCTAATCAATACAATTATTAACCCCCTCTTGAACCTTTTCATCTATACCTCAGGAACCAACCAGTTAAGCAGGTGGGGAAAGACCTGGTCAGAAAAATGA